ttgcaatttgcaaATATTCGTTCTTAGCGTTTAATTGAAGATTTGCGAGGTCTTTTATTTGACTTGACAAaaccataaaataattataatagtttggTAAAATTAATCGGTTGATTCTCGAACTCATAATCTCGTAGCTAtgaaactattattaaaaagtacaaatatTCGTCGTAGTTCACACACACGCGGACACACATATATAGGCATGGCATATTGAACTCAAATCCGGCAGAATCCGCCCCGGACCTGTCCTTAATGGGGCGGGTTCGAgtccaaaaagttaaatgtGAGGCGGGTAGTGGATCCTAAGAATTCGGACTCGATCGGTTTGGGACAGCCCCTCCctggtataattttttaatatatatgtgtatattattttaatttattttggtaaaataaacactaaaaaattattgtattatttatttgtttattgttgagcaaataaatttattttttaaacttgaaTATTTAAGTTAGGTCATGAGCACTTTTATTTGTAActgatttgttaaatttatatgtatatgtatatttatgaaataaataaaaaaaattgaatttatcgGATTAGACCTGCCCGACGAACTTTGTACCGAGGCAGGGGGGTCTCGAATCTACCCATATCCGTACCGTTGcgacctatatatatatatagagagagagagagagagactcaAACATGTGTCTGTGatcgtgtgtgtgtgtgtgtggtggaAAGTCATTTTTCACCCATATCTCAATCGAAATATTATACTATGTGcgtaaacaaataaaagagggttttttttataggatTGACGAATGAATAAATATCGTGGGTTATAATGTCCTTTCTTTACCTCATCTTATGTTAActatattaataatgtaattcactatttttttctatttaaaaaaaagaagagaaaagtaTGATATAAATTCGAATTTCGAAGCAAAAGTTTTCATAGTTAATTGAACCATAATTATTGTCttaattaacaatataaaagaaaatattcaattaataatttaatattatcttgAATATTTGgtcttattaatatatttaattaatattctcatgcatctaattgatatatactcaatttcaactatatcttAATCAAGCTCattaaatgttttatttattaacaacGTTCACTTACCCTTATCAATAGCCGAGTTGTTAAGATTaagattttatgaataaattaaaaattatgagttcgAGTCCTATTAGatgtatgaatatttatttgtatcactttatataagtttattataatttacatacTTTATTAGTTCTTGGTTACATTGATATACTGACAAAATCGGTGTATCgcctaatttattaaaatattgatgtaatcatgtaattatagtttctatataagaaaaagaaaagggataaCTACACTCCCTTCCTGaagttttatgtaattatacgtagacccacagtggtttgaaaaattaagtctAGCACCCTTGAGACTTGCTTCCGTTTTACAAATAAGTCCCACCGTTAGTCAaagattgaatgaaaatggataattacatcgaTCGACTTGTTACTGACTTACTATAGATCAAACATTTTTTTCccgactaaactacccttataacggtgaagaatataccttctcatatgcattaatgcgtgaagactATGGAGATAacttgatcataaaaagatttatttaacctataatagatcagtaataaatcaatcggaGGTaaatgtagttttttttttttactttttggttAATGTCAGCAAATCCGATGAATTTTGGTTAAtggaggaacttatttgttagacgaaaacaaacttcagaagtgcaaaatataattttttaaactaggagatttatgtataattacaccaatttaaaaaaaaaagaagagtgtaattattccaaaagaaaatgcaaatggTGTAGCCATGAAAATAgttcataaaatgaaaataactttcaaattaaaaaaatacaaaaataattttgaaagatgaAATCAAAGGCGCCGTTGGATTTGGTGCATCGTGTTGACTTCTGATTTGAGAGGAAACGATGATTGGAACTAAGATGACCCAGTCACACTACCAAATCCACCTAAAAACTTTGCCTAATTATACGATCCAacattgaatttaaaatgactcaacccttttgttttttcttatgttttaGGCATTACATCTTAGTCTGACATGACTTATTAGCAGTAATCCAATCATACATTTCCTGCATAACATAATTTGGGATCATTACTCGGATAAACTTTTGACTTCTGTTCGAACTCGATTCGATTAATGCAAAAGTATTCGACTTTTGACATTAGTATTTATGTTAGTATTGAGTTTTGTATTTCGACACTcaattttggataatattacACTAACTGAGATGGTGCTTGTGTGGATTGTTCGAACATCTAATATATccataaataatcacaaaaaaattagatataacatgaaatttttttacccAAATTAAGTCCGAAcaaattatagaataaatatagcacacttatcatgtaattaatcacttttttttaaattatgcgtcaattacacaataaatatattattaattttacagACAATCAGATGCTCTTGGTGGTTGATGATATTCCCAACCATTGACTgccttgtttttcttttttgaggAAAAGGAGATGAATATGATAATAAGTAATCAAAGATACAAAGTCTGAACTCAATTTATTAGAAACACATATCACAATCAAACTcctaattatgtaattaataattatataataatatgagtgtctatttacataaattttctctgtattttaaaaatttatacatacaaagaaaaaaaaacatcaatattatttgaagaaatcatgcatattttttgaaaaattatatatacactccCAAAAACGTCAACAACACTACACCAGTggttttcataattaaataaaaataaaaattaatttatgtaaatagatcataatatgctttttttttttaattttttttatttgaggtaTCGTAGTTTTATGTTTATGTTCTTCAACTTCGCTTTATATAGTCAAACTGCTCCTCCTGATCCTATCTCTACAAAGCTCTGTAAGAGAATATAAGGTAAGTTCTAATGATAGCTTTTCGATATTTAAATCAGTAAAAATTAGTACAAAAATAACTTAAGAAGTAATAAATACGATAAATGATTCATACCTAATATTTTGGGTTATGTATTTATAGTAACGATCAAATTGTACGGCTTAATGTAATATGTTGATTTAGTGAGAATCAAAACAATCTGAGTAAAAGTAGACGCATTTTTGGAGTTTTGTGTTacttttagggataattacatttaaatttcatgatctatggtctatttatataagCTATACGCATCTTTTGTctaattacagaaatcaccTTCATAGCCAACAAATAGGGatagtttatataatattactgACGCTGTTgaagtatttgtgtaatttttcaaaaaatagagtaatattgatatttttgagGAATgtatccataattttttaaaagataaaaataacatatttaaataaaccataaattGAAGAATGCGGATATAATTATCATACTTGCAAGTCAATGTTACTTCTCCAATTCGGATATTGAAAATCATTCTGTAGCTTGAAGAGAAAGGGAGTatacatatttcatttttaggAATTGCCTATTGTAtcatgaatttaattaataattaaataacaatttataatacttataattaattaataataattattaaaataaacaatttatgATTCAGAATAAGAATTATACTACcattaaaatagataataaatcaaaacactaattaatagtTACCGTTGAAATAAACAAACTACTAGTATTAAAGTAGAACATACGTACGTCTTAACATTTATGACTCGTTACCTCATACTCAAAAATATCAAGTTTAgcaccaaaataaaattcataggtaaatacatacatatagaGTCAAcatgaataacaatttatttataataaactaacaattataattaaattaataaaaaaatggaatttatGTCTTAATAGCCATTAATCCTAGATTAAACATAATGCtagcataatttttaatgatcaaatttatattaatggaTCAGATATGAGGGATGTTAATGGATCTGATTTGACCAAACTCAGAATTAAATCCGACAGGTTGAACCCACTACACTAGAATTTATGATTGTTAGACAACAAAATCATTGGACAGACAAAGTACCAAGTTATCTTAAACTCCATTATCCATTACAACAAATCTAAAAGACTTTGGTGTCTATTTTGGTAAGGGCTACAGTTACATTCAGTACAATCACAAATCAATTTGGTCTATGTGATCATCAACTACCACACAGAATCGCACCGTCACGTCTTGCCCCTACCGAGCTTTGAGTTCCTCCTCAAATTGAAGCAGTTTCTCCTTAAGGGGATGCAAGAACGATTTCAAGTCCTGGAGGATCCGCTGCTTATCTTGTGCAGCAACGTCCTTGTCCTCACTGAGCTTCACTTGAATCTGCAGAACATGAGGGTATTTTCAAACCATTTGAAATTGAGTTCCTTGAGGCTCGGAAGCTTTATATGCTAGggaatgtatatatacatattcacGCGCAAACAGACACATGGAGAGCATATCACTGTACGGAAACAAGACATGTTTTATCTCCTTGCGGCCTATTGAATTCCTgcctacaagtacttgagtAATTAATGTAACATACCTGCAAGTCATCCAGCTCGCCCAAGGAGAACTCTGCTACATCTATGTGGCCTTTcaccttctttttttctccacCGATATGCCACTCCCCTATTTTTCATGTTGAAGCACGTATGCGAAAGATAAATATGAAGACAAACACAAAAACAGCATAAAATGATTGCACAAGTTCCGGAAGGAATAAATGGCGTTACCTTTGACTTGTAAGGTTAACTCATAGGTATAGCCGACCCGCTTTTTGTTTCGGACGGTAACCAAGAATGCCTGCACGAAGATGCTTATTAAATCATGGCTGACTCACATGATTAACAAGAAATTTGAGTGGTAACTAAGAAACTATTGTTTTAATGTCAAATCAAGCTTATCTCAAACAACCATGTCAGTCCAATCTATAATGATTTTCCACCGATATCAACACTTTTACTCCCCTACCATTATTTGGTTGTTTGAGAAAAAGTAAATGGCATTACTATCTGGTTTCTTTAGATGAGTATCCCAATTCTACGAACAGCTCTGCCCTATTCTATGGAATGTAACCAAATAAAGTATAGATTCTTTTTTGCTAAGAACTGAGCAGGGCCTTAGATGTATAGCATGTTATCTCTCTCGTCATACATGCAGAAGTCAGAAACAAAATGTGAATAAAACTGCAACATAATGAAATCAGAAAAAAGGACCTGGTGTAACCAACAGACAACAACCAAATTGTCTTGGAACCAGCAAGGGAATTTTGTAATATAGTATCTGACATCTTGAACAAATGCCTAAGGATAGAAAATGATAGCAAAAATGTAAGGTACCGGTCCTTCCTTGCACTTTTATTGCCAAGATCTTCCACGTGTTTGATTAAGCTTTCTACTGAACTGATAACGTTGACTAGATCGAccaatataattacattttctaacCTTACAGTAACTAATATCAATAACTTTTTGCAGAATTTTGCCCACTTACAATCTAAGGAAAGTGATAAGAAACAATTCGAATAACTACCGCAGACTCTAACAGAGATTAATCTATATTAAGTTTCCAGATATAGAGgaacataaataaaagttaactGGTGCGAATATCTTAACACGATTGAGCAAAGTCACTTGGGAACTGATCTGCAAAAGctcacaagaaaataaatttttcaacatGTAACTATTTAACAGGCACTCACATCTCCAGAGCATCTTGTGACTTCTGCTATTTCTGCCTTACCGTCAGAGAACTCCAGGGACCCCACAGACGCAAGCAACTCCTGCAACGAAAGACCGACAAAGAGACATCGGAATCTTAATGCCAGTGCATAAGGTACAGCCAGGATTTTTGTCAATCATGCACAAGTTTCAGAGCGGTTTTATGATATCACATCTGAAATTTATGTGAAATCTACCATTGGAGgcatttttttattctgaAAAAGTTAATTCTTCAGAAAGCTCACACCAAGATTTGTAAAATCAAAAATCCAAGATCTAACATATTGCCTCTTCACATCAATAATGAAGTTCATAAtggtattaaaatattttccttcaGTCCTATAGTATTTTCCTTTCTCCTTTATTCATCCTAATCTCCATGTCCACATCCATACTGCAACTTTATACAGGTCTACAATGAGACTTTTAGGACTGTACCAAACaggaaaaagtaaaagaatttaGCAAATGTTTATAGGTGCCAACCTTAATCCTATCAGTTGcccatttatttaaatttttctcctCCCATGTTCCAGCCTGCATAGAGCAAATTAAGGTTAGCAAACACAACAACGTTAGAATAGACAAAATGAGCTTAAACCCGTAAGCTACTGCATCCAAATCAATGACTGTCAGACCACGTGAATTAAAAACCTCTCTATTCCACAGAATCCCAGACACGAACCTAAAATCAACCATCAAGACGAGGTGCGACGGACACAGAAACTATGTAAGCAGTCAATACAACAACATGGACTCATCAGTATCATGATTTGAAATTGCAGAATCTGTAAGTGTAACCCCCTGATGTAGCAAACAAACCCCTGAAGGAAATGTTGTAGCACACATTTGTTTACAATGATTGGCATGCCATGTAACAGATAATGTGTTAGCTTCCATTTATCACATACAAGATACATAAGAAATTCTTGCGCCGTATAGAGCACTGGAATGTCTTGTTTGCCTTCAAAGATTCGTTAAGAGTGACGGAAACTTATTCCCTTCACCCCAGTCTTTTATTCTTCATCAATCCTAAATCTCATAAACACCACATTCCTACACATCATTTGATAAAGACCCCTCTTCACAGCTCTACGCATACAAATTCTCAGAACATCTCCATTCAATTAACTTCTATACCAATAAGTCCagaaagacaaacaaaaagaCAACACTGAAAGATGTGCTCTTTTTCAATTGAACaagccaaaatcataactTTTCTCTATCTCGGAAATGCATACCCTATTCCAGGCCGACCCGAGGTGGGCTTGGTTAGGTTGATTGCAGACGTCCGCCGGGTCAATCTTCTTCGGCACAGGTAAAGGCGCGGCATCACGGCTCACCTCTCGAACCCAATACGTGTACGAAGCCGATTCCACCGTCTTCTCCGCCGACACGGCCGCCGCACCTCCCTCCATTCCTCCGTATGCGGATCAAGAAGCTGACAATAATGCAACGAAATACAGAAGACAGAAATGGAATTGAAAACCGAAACCAAGAATCTCTGAAATTCTTCTTCGAAAATTGATGATTAGGGAGGCGGGGTTTGGTTGATTCGCGAAGGTTCGTGGTGGGGTGTGGGCGAATGGCAGCTGATTCCAAGATTTGTGGTTCAATATTGACTGGCTGGAGCTGGACTTTGAATTTGTAAGACTGATAATTCtgattaattaatgttaaCTACGTTTTATTGATGGTAATAAAAAGGTAACGTCGGAGTGGAGGGTTTTCTGGAATTCTCTATCCGGATGTGGTTCCCTGATGGGCGAAACCCGGCCCAAACTGATACTGGGCTAGACTTAAGTATTATGGGCTTTTCATAAAGTAATAGGTTTTGAGGATTATTGGGCCTTATTGACTGGCCCATGTTCTTCTCAACATGGGTATGTCTTTCAAGTAGAATTTCTCGTAGAGCTGTGCCTGTAATTAAATCATCGAGCGCATTATTGTTGGAACgacttgaaaatttttatttagaattttttttgattaataatcaaatcaaatttgataaatattaattaaaagtggaTGATCTGTCGaactcaaataatttgatagttttaaatatttttttattaattggatCGAGTTAAAatcgaatttaaaaatttaaagttgaaATTCGATATTATTCAAtcaaaggataattacattctcatCTCCTAaggttttgtgtaattatacttaattcttctattgtttgaaaaattacatctaatacctCTTAGATTTGTTTCTGTCTAGCAGATAAGTTTATATGTtagtcaaatttaattaaatttgttgatattaataaaaaaatagataaaaatatatattttgccccatattaacttatttttgatttattgcaagtcaaataaatctctttatgatcaaattacctttacatcttaatacattaatatatataaaaaggtatattttcatcgttataaaggtagtttagcaaaaaaaaaatttatttgatctataataagtcaataataaattaattaaaattaaaaataaatttttatttattcttttattaatatcaagaaatttaatagactttgaataataaataaacttatttattggataaaaataaatttaaaatatattaaatataatttttttaaattacatgaaatttagttataattacacaGCGAACAGCCGGACGagaaatcttttaatttttccttgaaTCAATAAGTCTAGCTTGAACTCGACCAAATGTCGACAGCAATCTATTGTTTTCTCTTACGATCAAATCTGGGCCCCAACCTAGAACTAGAATGAGTAAGTGTTGGGTACGGAAGTTCTTAAATCAAGGTATGAGACCTTGTTGGATTTTTTGTATGGGCAACTGAATACGGAAACGTAACAAGTTCAAGTACAGCGCGAGTTCATTGAACAATCCGCCACTTCACCTGTTGAGAATTGCTGCTCCTGAATTAAAGGTCAGACAAACTGATGAACACAGCCATCATGAGCAGTGAAGTAAGTATTTCCTCGATGTATTTGTAGTTACTAGAGACCCACTGCATCAGTTTCTGGATGCTGCTGATATctgaaaagggaaaaacatGGGAAGAACTGAAAAGggcatttcttgattttgtttgcatttcttaGGGCTGCTGATATCCCAAAAGAAGATCTTGATGTATTTGAAAAAGGgtctttcatattttagtttcttGGGTTTTGTAGAAAGGAGAAATCTTGCATCCCAGCATTGTATGCTCCTCTTGGACAATTATATATCCAATGTTTTGCTCTTGGATTTATTGGTTTGGAATTAGCAGGTGGTGGATAATGATGAGGAGCTTGTTTACACAATTGATGAAGCTCTTACGGTGCTGGGGTTTGGTAGATTCCAAGCTCTGGTGCTGGCTTATGCGGGACTTGGGGCCATGGCTGAGGCAATGGAAGTGATGATACTGTCTTTTATAGGACCCTCTGTTAAAGCTGAATGGGGGCTTTCATCTGGCCAAGAAAGCTTGATAACCACAGTG
The nucleotide sequence above comes from Sesamum indicum cultivar Zhongzhi No. 13 linkage group LG11, S_indicum_v1.0, whole genome shotgun sequence. Encoded proteins:
- the LOC105173740 gene encoding uncharacterized protein LOC105173740 yields the protein MEGGAAAVSAEKTVESASYTYWVREVSRDAAPLPVPKKIDPADVCNQPNQAHLGSAWNRAGTWEEKNLNKWATDRIKELLASVGSLEFSDGKAEIAEVTRCSGDAFLVTVRNKKRVGYTYELTLQVKGEWHIGGEKKKVKGHIDVAEFSLGELDDLQIQVKLSEDKDVAAQDKQRILQDLKSFLHPLKEKLLQFEEELKAR